One genomic region from Marinobacter szutsaonensis encodes:
- a CDS encoding CocE/NonD family hydrolase — protein sequence MKIVDQLPEQVRHIEHQWIPMPDGTRLAARLWIPESAEQTPVPAILEYIPYRRRDGSRLRDEANHPYFAGHGYACIRVDIRGSGDSEGVLTDEYLQQELDDGVAILAWLEEQPWCNGRVGMIGISWGGFNGLQIAALQPPQLKAVVSVCSTDDRYADDVHYMGGCLLGDNLSWASVMFAYNSLPPDPDIVGDRWRDMWFQRLEGSGLWLETWLQHQHRDDYWRHGSICENFSRVEVPVMAVSGWADGYSNAVFRLLEKLPGPRLGLIGPWSHKYPHQGVPGPAIGFLQECLRWWDKWLKDRDTGIMEEPILRAWMLDSMPPSTAYHQRFGRWVSESTLPSQAITLRTYQLAPYRLVESHTRAEVATLALQSPLSNGLFAGKWCSYSNTPDLPHDQREEDGGALVFTSELLAEPLEILGAPVVEFDISASEPVAMIAVRLSDMRPDNKVTRVTYGVLNLTHRDSHAAPSPLEPGRTYHVRIQLNGIAQTFPPGHRLRLAVSSSYFPLAWPPPKSTQLQLHTGGSRLILPMRRHRQQDIHFDEPEMTRSGPKKQLHEGHHDWRVIRELDKDISTLEVINDNGVYHLEDVDLTIEQSVREWYSYRADDFGSARGETLAVRAYQRGDWNIRTTTRTILTCDDQNFYLDAELDAFEGDRRVYSNNWHRIIKRKLV from the coding sequence ATGAAGATCGTAGACCAGTTGCCTGAGCAGGTCCGCCACATCGAGCACCAGTGGATCCCGATGCCCGACGGCACTCGCCTGGCGGCTCGCCTATGGATTCCCGAGTCAGCCGAACAGACTCCGGTTCCCGCCATACTCGAATATATCCCCTATCGCCGGCGGGACGGCTCCCGGCTCCGTGATGAGGCCAACCACCCCTATTTTGCAGGCCATGGGTACGCCTGCATCCGGGTCGACATCCGCGGCAGCGGGGACTCCGAGGGCGTACTGACGGACGAATACCTCCAGCAGGAACTCGACGACGGCGTGGCCATTCTCGCCTGGCTGGAGGAGCAACCATGGTGCAATGGTCGCGTGGGCATGATCGGCATTTCCTGGGGTGGCTTTAATGGCTTACAGATCGCTGCCCTGCAGCCACCGCAACTCAAAGCGGTAGTCAGTGTATGCTCGACCGATGACCGGTACGCGGACGATGTCCACTATATGGGCGGCTGCCTTCTGGGTGACAACCTGTCCTGGGCATCGGTCATGTTTGCCTATAATTCCCTGCCGCCGGACCCGGATATCGTCGGAGACCGCTGGCGCGACATGTGGTTCCAGCGTCTGGAAGGCAGCGGACTCTGGCTGGAAACCTGGTTACAACACCAGCATCGTGACGATTACTGGCGCCATGGTTCGATCTGTGAAAATTTCTCCAGGGTCGAGGTGCCGGTCATGGCCGTCAGCGGCTGGGCCGACGGTTACTCCAACGCGGTTTTCCGCCTGCTGGAAAAACTCCCGGGGCCACGCCTGGGCCTCATTGGCCCCTGGAGCCACAAATACCCGCACCAGGGCGTGCCGGGGCCTGCCATCGGATTTCTGCAGGAGTGCCTGCGGTGGTGGGACAAGTGGTTGAAAGACCGCGACACCGGCATCATGGAGGAACCGATATTGCGTGCCTGGATGCTCGACAGCATGCCGCCGTCCACCGCCTACCATCAACGGTTTGGCCGCTGGGTCAGCGAGTCGACTTTGCCATCTCAAGCCATCACCCTGCGCACTTACCAGCTTGCCCCTTATCGACTGGTGGAGAGTCACACCAGGGCCGAGGTCGCCACTCTGGCCTTGCAATCACCCCTGAGCAACGGACTATTCGCCGGGAAATGGTGTTCCTACAGCAACACGCCCGACCTGCCCCACGACCAGCGGGAGGAAGATGGTGGTGCCCTGGTCTTCACTTCGGAACTGCTCGCAGAGCCTCTGGAAATACTCGGCGCACCGGTTGTGGAGTTCGATATTTCCGCCTCGGAACCAGTGGCAATGATTGCAGTACGGCTCTCGGACATGCGGCCGGATAACAAGGTGACCCGGGTCACCTACGGCGTCCTCAACCTGACCCACAGGGACAGTCATGCAGCGCCTTCTCCGCTGGAGCCCGGACGAACCTATCACGTCCGTATTCAACTGAACGGCATCGCCCAGACTTTCCCTCCCGGCCACCGGCTCCGCCTGGCCGTCTCCTCCTCCTACTTTCCCCTGGCCTGGCCACCACCCAAATCCACCCAACTGCAACTTCATACCGGAGGTAGCCGCCTGATCCTGCCGATGCGTCGTCACCGCCAGCAGGACATTCACTTTGACGAACCGGAGATGACCCGAAGCGGTCCGAAAAAACAGCTGCATGAGGGCCACCATGACTGGCGGGTGATTCGGGAACTGGACAAGGACATTTCCACCCTGGAGGTCATCAACGACAACGGCGTTTACCATCTCGAGGACGTGGACCTGACCATCGAACAGAGTGTCCGGGAGTGGTACTCGTACCGGGCCGATGATTTCGGATCGGCCCGCGGGGAAACGCTGGCCGTTCGGGCCTACCAGCGCGGGGACTGGAATATCCGTACCACGACCCGGACCATCCTGACCTGCGATGACCAGAACTTTTAT
- a CDS encoding lytic transglycosylase domain-containing protein: MLSVAMPVLADGIKRIVHPDGTVEYTNTKSQDAPIASTGNETVYRYTDENGIVSYSSIQPNNATFDVIRFHCYACDPNSKVDWRNTPLFLQPYQQEIRTAASEFDVDPALVRAVIHAESAFNPKALSPKGAQGLMQLMPGTAQELGVGNAMVAADNIRGGVNYLARMLERFNGDIRLATAAYNAGPGAVTRYKGVPPYAETKAYVERVGILHERYASR; the protein is encoded by the coding sequence ATGCTCTCGGTTGCCATGCCGGTGCTGGCCGATGGCATCAAGCGCATCGTGCATCCGGACGGCACCGTCGAGTACACCAACACCAAGAGCCAGGACGCGCCCATTGCCTCCACCGGCAATGAGACCGTCTATCGCTATACCGATGAAAACGGCATCGTTTCCTACAGCAGTATCCAGCCAAACAATGCCACGTTCGATGTCATCCGCTTTCACTGTTACGCCTGTGATCCGAATTCGAAAGTCGACTGGCGCAATACGCCGCTGTTCCTCCAGCCTTACCAGCAGGAAATCCGGACGGCGGCCAGTGAATTCGATGTCGACCCTGCCCTGGTCCGGGCCGTCATTCACGCCGAATCCGCGTTCAACCCCAAGGCGCTGTCTCCCAAGGGCGCTCAGGGCCTGATGCAACTGATGCCGGGTACCGCTCAGGAACTAGGCGTGGGCAATGCCATGGTGGCGGCCGACAACATACGTGGAGGGGTAAATTATCTGGCCCGGATGCTGGAGCGTTTCAACGGCGACATTCGCCTGGCAACCGCTGCCTACAACGCTGGCCCCGGCGCCGTTACCCGCTACAAAGGCGTCCCTCCCTATGCCGAGACCAAGGCCTATGTGGAGCGGGTGGGCATCCTTCACGAGCGTTACGCTTCTCGATAG
- a CDS encoding dicarboxylate/amino acid:cation symporter: MTNNSEDFPNYYLRPLRHLNVYLSGLVKGRLWLKVLIGMGAGLVVGTLLGPSVGLIEPEKGRLIGNWLAFPGHLFLATIQMIVIPLVIASVVRGLASSEDLSQLRKLGMRVSIFFVITTAIAASIGLWVGGLINPGRMLSGLAKPATEPSDGVVNATMPSVEDLPQTLLGLLPGNPLDAMVEGQMLQVVIFSIIVGVALVSMAPEKSRPMLDLLDSLQQVCMTVVQWAMRLAPFAVFGLMAQLTTTIGFRAMLGMGSYVLTVLLGLLVLLGVYLLILKVLVGQRPLQFLKDSRDVLLLAFSTSSSAAVMPLSIRTAEDKLGVRPSISEFVIPLGATINMNGTALYQAVATVFLAQVYGIDLGWGSMALVVAMAVGASIGSPATPGVGIVILAMVLQTVGIPPSGIALIMGVDRILDMCRTAINVTGDLVTCRLMENWSGTRLPPEPAPADS; this comes from the coding sequence ATGACAAATAACAGCGAAGACTTCCCGAATTATTACCTGCGCCCACTTCGACACCTGAACGTGTACCTTTCCGGACTAGTGAAGGGACGACTATGGCTAAAAGTATTGATCGGGATGGGGGCCGGACTGGTGGTCGGAACCCTTCTCGGTCCCTCGGTCGGCCTGATCGAGCCGGAAAAAGGTAGGTTGATCGGTAACTGGCTGGCATTTCCCGGCCACCTCTTCCTCGCCACCATCCAGATGATTGTCATCCCGCTCGTCATCGCCTCGGTGGTGCGCGGCCTGGCATCCAGTGAGGACCTTTCACAACTGCGCAAGCTTGGCATGCGCGTATCCATCTTCTTCGTAATCACTACCGCCATCGCCGCTTCCATCGGGCTCTGGGTTGGTGGCCTGATTAACCCCGGGCGCATGCTGAGCGGGCTGGCCAAACCAGCGACGGAACCCTCTGACGGAGTGGTGAATGCCACGATGCCCAGTGTTGAGGATCTTCCCCAGACCCTGTTAGGGCTGCTCCCCGGCAATCCTCTGGATGCCATGGTGGAAGGCCAGATGCTGCAGGTAGTGATCTTCTCTATCATCGTCGGTGTTGCCCTGGTCAGCATGGCACCGGAAAAGTCCCGACCGATGCTGGACCTGCTCGATTCCCTTCAACAGGTCTGCATGACCGTGGTGCAATGGGCCATGCGCCTGGCCCCCTTCGCCGTCTTCGGCCTGATGGCCCAGCTCACCACCACCATTGGCTTCCGGGCCATGCTGGGCATGGGTTCGTACGTGCTGACCGTGCTGCTGGGACTCTTGGTACTTTTGGGCGTGTATCTGCTGATACTCAAGGTTCTGGTGGGCCAGCGGCCATTGCAATTCCTGAAGGACAGCCGTGATGTCCTGCTGCTGGCATTCTCCACTTCCAGCTCAGCGGCGGTGATGCCGCTTTCCATTCGCACCGCCGAAGACAAACTCGGGGTGCGGCCATCGATCTCCGAGTTCGTGATTCCCCTGGGTGCTACCATCAACATGAACGGCACCGCCCTTTATCAGGCGGTGGCAACCGTGTTCCTTGCCCAGGTCTACGGTATTGATCTTGGCTGGGGCAGCATGGCGCTGGTGGTTGCCATGGCGGTCGGCGCCTCCATCGGTTCGCCGGCCACACCCGGCGTTGGCATCGTCATCCTTGCCATGGTGCTCCAGACCGTAGGCATACCGCCAAGCGGTATCGCACTGATCATGGGGGTGGACCGAATTCTGGACATGTGCCGCACTGCCATCAACGTCACCGGTGACCTGGTGACTTGCCGGCTGATGGAAAACTGGTCCGGCACCCGGTTACCACCGGAACCGGCGCCGGCCGATTCATAA
- a CDS encoding ATP-grasp domain-containing protein → MESTRKNIFVFGADEFNLSLIRSLDTANRYRLHTLFDYSEIRAGDEFPVKELYEGALQRLSNFEGSVDGIVGYWDFPICTLLPLLRKPYHLASPSLESVLRCEHKYWSRVEQRRVIPDYIPDFCAVDPFSDDYRAQLTLDYPFWIKPIKSASSYLGFKIRNDAELDHAIEKIRAGISRWGNPFNYVLDFARLPEDVAWVNGNWCLAEKIISTGRQCTLEGYVYGGEVTVYGIVDSIREGKHRSSFFRYQYPSSIPRRVQEQMISVTDRFLSHIGFDNGPFNIEFYWNSHSDRIWLLEVNTRISKSHCPLFQKVDGQANHKVMVELALGERPHFPHREGKHRLAAKFMWRIYENGIVKKVPTTEALAEIQQRFPDADIELHVEPGVKLSSLKDQDSYSYEIAVVFLGANTQKELLRKYREIQESMEIELEPLT, encoded by the coding sequence ATGGAATCGACCCGCAAGAACATATTCGTCTTTGGTGCGGATGAATTTAATCTTTCGCTGATCCGGTCGCTGGATACGGCAAACCGATACCGTCTCCACACGCTCTTTGACTACAGCGAAATCAGGGCCGGAGATGAGTTCCCGGTAAAAGAGCTGTATGAAGGCGCACTGCAACGACTGAGCAACTTTGAGGGATCGGTTGATGGCATTGTGGGCTACTGGGACTTTCCGATATGCACACTGCTACCCCTGTTGCGAAAACCCTATCACCTGGCCTCCCCCAGCCTGGAGTCAGTACTCCGGTGTGAACACAAATACTGGAGCCGAGTCGAGCAACGCCGAGTCATTCCGGACTACATCCCGGACTTTTGCGCGGTTGACCCGTTCTCCGATGACTACCGGGCCCAGCTCACACTGGATTACCCCTTCTGGATCAAACCCATCAAGTCAGCCTCCTCCTATCTGGGCTTCAAGATCCGGAACGATGCGGAACTCGACCATGCGATTGAAAAGATCCGCGCCGGCATTTCGCGGTGGGGCAACCCCTTCAATTACGTACTGGACTTTGCCCGATTGCCGGAAGACGTCGCCTGGGTAAACGGCAACTGGTGCCTGGCCGAGAAAATCATCTCAACGGGCAGGCAGTGCACTCTCGAAGGGTACGTCTATGGTGGCGAGGTCACGGTGTATGGCATTGTCGATTCAATCCGGGAGGGTAAACACCGTTCCAGTTTTTTCCGCTACCAGTATCCCTCATCGATTCCCCGACGCGTCCAGGAACAGATGATTTCGGTCACCGACCGGTTCCTGAGTCACATTGGCTTTGATAATGGACCATTCAACATCGAGTTTTACTGGAACAGCCACTCCGACCGAATCTGGCTGCTCGAGGTCAATACCCGGATTTCCAAGTCGCACTGCCCTCTGTTCCAGAAAGTGGATGGCCAGGCAAACCACAAGGTCATGGTGGAACTGGCTCTGGGCGAGCGCCCCCATTTCCCCCATCGGGAGGGAAAGCACCGACTGGCAGCCAAATTCATGTGGCGAATCTACGAAAACGGCATCGTCAAGAAGGTGCCCACCACCGAAGCCCTGGCCGAAATTCAGCAGCGCTTCCCGGATGCCGATATCGAATTGCATGTTGAGCCCGGCGTAAAGCTGTCGTCGCTGAAAGACCAGGACAGCTACAGTTACGAGATCGCAGTGGTCTTCCTCGGCGCCAACACCCAGAAGGAACTGCTACGCAAATATCGCGAGATACAGGAGTCCATGGAGATCGAGCTTGAGCCACTGACTTGA